TCGTTTAGCCAAACAAAATAACGAATTACATATTGGAGCTTTAGAATCTGATGCCGGTGGGCATACTCCAAGAGGTTTCTCTATTGATGCTAATGAAAGAAACTTGCAACTAGTTCAAAGCTGGAAAAAATTATTAGCTCCTTATGGTTTACATGATATTACTGCTGGAGGTGGCGGTGCTGACATTGGACCTTTGAAAGACGACCATGTTACCTTAGTAGGCTACCGACCAGATTCTCAACGCTATTTTGATTATCACCATGCAGCTACAGATACGTTTGATAAAGTAAATAAACGTGAACTTGAGTTAGGAAGTGCTTCTATGGCTAGTATTATATATTTAATGGATAAATATTTATACAACGAAGAATCTTTAAAGCCTTAATTCATGGGTACTCTTATCATAATATTAAAAAATATTTTCGGAATATTTTTCGCCTTTGCAGGTATTATGCACATTGTAAAACCTAAGATTTTCAATCGTTTCATCCCTAATTTTCTTCCAAAATTAGTTGTAAACTACATAACTGGTTTATTAGAATTGGTAATTGGTATTGGATTACTAATTAATCAAACTACCAAACAAGCAGCTTTAGCAATGTTTTTATTAATGTTAATTTTCTTACCTATTCATATTTGGGATGTTTTTAGAGAAAAACCTGCAATTGGATCTAGGAAAATAGCCATTATAAGAGTACCTCTTCAGTTTTTACTGTTATATATTGCCTATTTAATTTATACACACCAATAAAAATTTTTTCTTAATTAAGAAACAGAGAACATATTTCTTTGAGATAAATTATTTGTTTAAAGCCACATTTAAAACTAAGTTTTAAATGTGGCTTTTCATTTCATTCACAACACAACCTCAATACTCTTAAAAAAAATAAAAATATTTTAAAAAATTCTCATCAAAAAGAATAACAACCTACAATACTACAAACCAAACCACTAACAAATACTACTTTCTAATTTTTCACGTAAAAAAAACATAAAATTCACCTTTTTTTAACATTAATTAAAATAAAATATTAGGGTTTTTAGCGATTCACTTGTTTTAGTACCGCAATTTTATTCTAGAAAAAATTACGCTATATCCATATTAGGATACCTTTTATTATTTATTAATTTTAACATAACACGCATGAAAAATAAAAAAACTCATGGGAGAAAGTCTTCTTTTACCCCTAAAGTAGTCTTACTTCTTTTTGTTGCCTTATTAATCAACTCTTCTCTATCAGCCCAAAATAAATTTAGAGTAAGCTTTTCAGGGGGATTAAACAATAATGATATTACTTATAGCGCAAGTAACAGAGTAGATACTGAGTATGTAGATGAGGATGGAAACTACTTTAAAGCAGGTTTCAACTTTAAAGTTTATAAACACATTAGTATACAAACAGGGTTAACCTATCTTAATAAAAACTATAGATTTCAAAGAACAGGAACACGTGAAGGTGTTTCTACCCTTCATAAATCAAGGTATTTCAACATTCCAGTAATGGTAGGGATACAACCACTACATCAAGCCTTAAAAGACACCAAGTTTAATTTTGAAGTTTTTGCAGGAACTTATGTAGGTTGGTGGAATTCACTTAAAAGAGAAAGTACAGTTGAAGTTTTTGGAGAACTTGATCTTGATGGTTTCCCTAAGAAAACTGTAACTGAGACTTATGACTTTAACAAAAATGAAAATCATTTTAACAGGGTTGATTATGGCCTACAAGCTGAAACCAGATTAGGCTATAACTTTTACAAAAACTTCAGCCTATTTGTTGAGTACTCTTTTATGTATGGTTTGTCTGACAACCAAAAAGAACAATTAAGAAAAACTTCTAACTATTATTATACCACCTCTAATTATGGTATAGGAATATCTTACAACTTTTAAAAACTAAATTATTATGAAAAAACTTAAATACATATTACAAATATTTATAGTAGTTCTATCATTACAAACTCTTCAATCTTGTAGAGAAGATGCTTTAGAGGTAGCTGAGTTAGACAGAACTGATGTAGCTAGTTATTCTGATCTTTTCAATGCTTTTTGGGATACAATGAATAACGATTATAACTACTTTAATGAACAAGAAGAAAGTTGGGACAACGTATACAAAAAATACAATCCAAAATTTAAAAAACTAACAACTTTTAATAAGGCGGATGCTAATCCTATTGAAGCTGAAAAAGAAGCTAATTTAGCCTTTAAATATTTTGCTGAAATTATTACTGGAAAAGTTTTAGACCAACATTTCGGCTTAAGTGTAACCATTCCTTTACCAAGTGTTAAACTACCTGGTAGAAATGCTTCTGTATCAGCAGGTTTTTCTAGCAACATGAAATACAAGTACACTGAAGAAGACGGTTTTGTTAGCTTTGGAAGAAATCAAAGGAATCCAAAAGTTAACAAAGGTGAAGTAAGTTTTGTTATGGCTAATGACAAGCTAGACCCTACTACAATTGTTCAAGAAGGTCCTATTTTAGCTGGCTTCTTAAAAAGTGACCCAGAAACAATGTATATTCAATTAACTGGTTTTGAGGTTTATCCAACTGCTATAATAGAAGGAGCATTCCCTTTATTAGAAGACATTAGCGGTATTGATGGTATTAATCAATCGTATTTTGATGACTTAAAAAAATTAGATAATGAAGCTGGTACCGAGTTTGAAGCTTTGATGAAAGATAACTTAAACTCTTTTAAAACACTAGTAAGTACAGTAATTAATTCTAACGAGTATAAAACTTACATAAGCGCACTTGACAACTTTAAAAACACTGAGTTAATTAGCGACTTTGAAAACAGTTTAGCTCCTTTAGCTAGCTTTACACAAGCTGCTAAAAACGAGTTTAAAACAAAACACGCGACTGTATTACCTACATTAGGCGCTTATTACAATGCTCCAACCACTACTGAAGCACAAAAAGAAGCTGTTAATATATTATACGGAATTTACAATAAGCGCATTGCAACTTACCAAAAAGTTTCTAGCTTTGCTAGTACAGTTTCTTTTTTCGGTCTTACATTTACTGATGAATTTGACGCATTATTAAATTCTATTTCTTCAAATTACAATTTTGATCTTTATCAAAAATTATACAACCCTATAACAAGTGGTAAAGCAAAAAAAATAATTTTAGATTTACGCGGTAATGGTGGTGGATATGTAATTGATGCTCGCATTTTTACTGAAAGATTTATAACGCAACAAAAAGTTTGGGGATATCAAAGAACCAAAGAAGGGAATGGTCGTTTTAATTACAGTCCTTGGACACCAGTAGAAACAAAACCTCACAAATTTGCCCTTCAACAAAATGCTCCTATCGCTATCTTAATTGATGAAAACTCTTTTAGTATGTCTGAAATTAGCACCATGATGATTAAATCTCAAGGAGATCATGTAACTATCGTCGGAGACAATAGCGGTGGTGGTACTGCAGGTTTAGGAGGTCAAGATTCATTTAATGGTGGTAATAGATTAAGCAATGGATACTTACAGTTTTACATGCCATTAATGGCATTTAAAAATAGTGAAGGAAAAGTTGTTGAGGCTATTGGTGTTGCTCCAGATGTAAAAGCTATCCCTACACAAGAACAAGTAGACGAATTAACAACAACTTATATTGATCCTGCTTTTGACGCTGCTTTAAAAGCCGTTAGTAAATAGGAACTTTTTCTGTTATGTATTTTTATAAAAGGAAAACTAGTTTTAGTTTTCCTTTTTTTATTTAAGTTTAAATACATTTGAATATCTATACTTTTAACGTAATACCAACCATGAAAAAAACACTACTCCCTCTACTCACTTTTAGTTTACTACTTTCTTGTAAACAAAAAGAAAAAGTAGACACTATTGTTATTAATTCCAATACCTATACGGTAAACTCTAATTTTAACACTGCTGAAAGTTTCGCTATTAAAGATGGAAAATTTATAGCCATAGGAAACAATAAAGAAATACAAGAAAAATACACAGCAACTAATCTTATCGATGCTAAAAATAAACCTGTCTACCCAGGTTTTATTGATGCACACTGTCATTTTTACGGGTTAGGTTTACAACAGCAGAAAGTTGACTTAGTTGGAACTGAGAGTTATGATGAAGTACTACAACGCTTAATTGATTTTCAAAAAGAAAAAAACACAACCTACATAACTGGGCGTGGTTGGGATCAAAATGATTGGGAAGTAAAAGAATTTCCTTCTAAAGAAAAGTTGGATAGTATTTTCCCTGACACACCAGTAGCTATTCGCAGAATAGATGGTCATGCAATGTTAGTAAATCAAGCTGCTATTGATTTAGCTGGAATAACTCTTGACTCAAAAATTAACGGAGGAGAATTTATAAAAAAAGACGGTAAGCTAACAGGAGTGCTTATTGACAATGCGATGAATTTTATTAATAATCCAAAACCATCAAAAAAGGAGCAAATTCAAGCATTAAAAGATGCTGAAAAAATATGTTTCGATTTGGGATTAACTACCGTTGACGATGCTGGTTTAGATAAAGAAGTTATTGAATTAATTGACAGCCTACAGCATTCAGGAGATTTAAAAATGCGTGTATACGCTATGATTTCAAACAATCAAAAAAACCTTGATTACTACCTCGACAAAGGAGTTATAAAAACTGACAGACTAAATGTTCGTTCAGTAAAGGTTTATGCTGACGGTGCTTTAGGCTCTAGAGGAGCTGCCCTTAAAGATGAATACTCCGACAAAAAAGGGCATTTTGGAGCTTTGGTAAACTCTTATGAGAACTTACAGAAAGTAGCTAAGAGAATTGCTGCTTCCGACTATCAAATGAATACACATGCAATTGGTGACTCTGCCAATTATGTGATGTTAAAAACCTATAACGAAGTATTAAAAGACAAAATCGACAGACGTTGGCGTATTGAACACGCTCAAATAGTAGATGTAAAGGATTTTAATCTGTTCAAAAATGTACTTCCTTCTATACAACCAACACATGCCACTTCTGATATGTACTGGGCTGAAGATCGTGTAGGTACTGAAAGAATTAAAGGTGCTTATGCTTATAATGATTTATTAAAAGAATACGGAAAAGTAGCTTTAGGCACCGACTTCCCTATTGAACACGTAAGTCCATTATACACATTTTATGCAGCAACCATCAGGAGAGATTTAAAAGGCTATCCCGAAAAAGGCTATCAAATGTACAATGCCTTATCAAGAGAAAATGCCTTAAAAGGAATGACAATTTGGAATGCTTACGCAAATTTTGAAGAAAACGAAAAAGGAAGCATAGAAGTTGGTAAAGTAGCTGATTTTATCATTTTAGACAAAGACATCATGAAAATCGACGGAAAAGAAATTCCAAATACAAAAGTTTTAGCAACCTATATTAATGGAGAAAAAGTAAATTAAAAATGCATCTTTTTCTATTCGTTGTAGTCTGATTTACAAAATCAATAAATCATGACACAACTACAACGAAAACAAGAATTTTACAGGCAGTTAACCTTAGCAAAAAAGGCACTTAAAAGCAAAAGCTTTCAGGTGTCTTTTTATCATTTAGAAAACGCTCATATATTAGGACAAAAACATGTTTACAGACACACTCTATCTCATTATTGGATGCTAGTCTACGGAATAAAAACAAACAGTAGTAAAGAAATTATTGGACAACTTTTTAGAATTATCGCTTCAATTTTATTCACTTTAATTTGGGTTCCTACAGGGAATACAGGAGGTACAAACATTTCAGCAGTGAAGCCTATTCCTATTAGAAAAGAACTTCAAAAATATTTTTAAAAATAAATGCATCTTTTTACTCATTTTCTAGTCTACTATACGAACACACAAAACATATAATATCATGAAAAATAATAATCAATGTACCTGCACTTGCGAAGGATGCAAAACAGGCGACTGTTCAAATTGTACTTGTGAAAATTGCACATGTAACAATTGTAACTGTTAATTAAATTAACTTTTTAATATTTTGTCATTCTGAATGTAGTGAAAGCGAAACGTTCATTTTATTCAGCGTGACATTTTTCGTAAATTTATACTATGACAACGCAACAAGTTTGGAAAAAATACGCAGATGATGTAAAACACTTTATTTTAAGTAAAGTGAAAGAGCCTACTGTGACTGATGATTTGCTACAAGAAACATTTATAAAAGTTCACACTAAACTTCACACCTTAAAGGATATTACCAAACTAAAACCTTGGATTTTTACGATTGCCCGGAATACGATGATGGATTACTTCAAAAACACTAATCAAACAGTTGACTTAAAAAATTTTGAAGTTCAAACAGATATAAAAGAACATGAACATACCGAGAAAGATTGCTTACGTGGAATCTTACAAAGCTTGCCTAAAAAGTATAGAGATCCGCTATTTTTATCAGATATAAAAGGCTTAAAACAGCAAGAAGTTGCTGACACTTTACAACAAAATTTACCTACAACAAAATCTCAAATTCAACGTGCTCGTAAGTTGATTGCTCAAGGTTTTATGGATTGTTGTGGATTTTCACTTAACGAAAAAGGAAAATTGGTAGGTGAAATTCAAGACAAAGAAGATTGTAAAGTTTGTAAGTAAGTTATATATTCAGCTTTTCTTCTAACTTATTTTTCAACTTATGGTTTCATTCTTTATCAACTTTTATCGTTTTTGTAAACTTGTTTTTATAGGTATCAAAAAAGATACTGAATTCAGATATCTATTCTTTTTCCTTTCTTTACTATTAACTAGCTCTACTATATTCTATCACAAAATTGAGCATTGGGAGCTTATAGACTCTTTATATTTCTCTGTAATGACAATGGCAACGGTAGGTTATGGAGACTTCGTACCCACACATAACATTAGTAAAATATTTACTATTATTTACACTTTTCTGTCTATCGGAACTTTTGTTGCCTTTACCGCCAAAATTGTGCAGTTTACATTGCAGAAAGACAATCAAAAAACACCTTTGCATAAACTGACTTCTAAGTTTAAAAATAAGAATCCGTAATTTTTTAAAACTTTCGTAACTTTGTGTAAATTCAACACTAAATGAAGATATCACAAAATATAAAAGTTGCTGTAGATGCTGTTGTTTTTGGCTACCAACAAAAAGAACTTTCTGTCTTATTAATAAAAAGAGGGATTCAACCTTTTAAAGGAGCTTGGGCATTGCCTGGTGGATTGGTTTTAGAAAACGAATCACTGGAACATGCAGTTGAAAGAGAATTATTAGAAGAAACAGGAGTTACTATTGATTATCTTGAACAATTGTACACATTCGGAACTCCCAAAAGAGACCCAAGAAACAGAGTCATTTCTGTTACCTATTTTGGTTTGGTAAGTCCCAATCATTTTAAAATCAGTGCAAGTACAGATGCTGCCGAAGTACAATGGTTTCCTATTCATGAACTCCCCAAATTAGCATTTGATCACAATCGTATTTTAACCACAGCTTTACAAAGACTTCAGAATAAAATAAACTACCAACCTATTGGTTTTGAACTACTAAAAAAAGAGTTTCCTTTTTCTGATTTAGAAAATTTATATCAAACAATCCTTAATCAAAAAATCGATAGACGTAATTTCAGAAAAAAAATTATGAGCTTTGGAATACTTACCGAAACCGACAAAACACACCAGCCTTCTAGTGGTAGACCTGCAAAACTTTTTAAGTTTAATGCTAAGAAGTATAAAGAGCTAGAAAAGAAAGGGTTCCACTTCGAAATTAAGTTTGCGTAAAAAAAACGCTAAAACATTTTTTATTTTAAAAAACCGCATTATATTTGTGTAAAAATTACGCAATATGATTTTAAACTTAGATAAAAGCTTTACTCCTTACGGAACAGAAAACAATGTAGACTATAATTTCTTTACTTTTTCAGGAGGGGAACCACATATTAAAATCATTTCTGAACTTGAAAATGTATCAGAAGTTACCATTACACATCGTATTCAATCTTTTAATGATATAGGTACGCTTTTATTGACTACTAATGCCTTAAAAAACATGGGAATTAAAAAGTTACACGTTGTACTTCCCTATTTTCCAGCTGCTCGTCAAGATAGATTAATGGTATCGGGTGAACCTTTATCGGTAAAAGTATATGCAGATATTATAAATACTCAGAATTATGAGTCTGTAACTATTTTCGATCCACATTCGGAAGTAACTCCTGCCCTAT
The nucleotide sequence above comes from Tenacibaculum singaporense. Encoded proteins:
- a CDS encoding DoxX family protein, encoding MGTLIIILKNIFGIFFAFAGIMHIVKPKIFNRFIPNFLPKLVVNYITGLLELVIGIGLLINQTTKQAALAMFLLMLIFLPIHIWDVFREKPAIGSRKIAIIRVPLQFLLLYIAYLIYTHQ
- a CDS encoding outer membrane beta-barrel protein, producing MKNKKTHGRKSSFTPKVVLLLFVALLINSSLSAQNKFRVSFSGGLNNNDITYSASNRVDTEYVDEDGNYFKAGFNFKVYKHISIQTGLTYLNKNYRFQRTGTREGVSTLHKSRYFNIPVMVGIQPLHQALKDTKFNFEVFAGTYVGWWNSLKRESTVEVFGELDLDGFPKKTVTETYDFNKNENHFNRVDYGLQAETRLGYNFYKNFSLFVEYSFMYGLSDNQKEQLRKTSNYYYTTSNYGIGISYNF
- a CDS encoding S41 family peptidase, with amino-acid sequence MKKLKYILQIFIVVLSLQTLQSCREDALEVAELDRTDVASYSDLFNAFWDTMNNDYNYFNEQEESWDNVYKKYNPKFKKLTTFNKADANPIEAEKEANLAFKYFAEIITGKVLDQHFGLSVTIPLPSVKLPGRNASVSAGFSSNMKYKYTEEDGFVSFGRNQRNPKVNKGEVSFVMANDKLDPTTIVQEGPILAGFLKSDPETMYIQLTGFEVYPTAIIEGAFPLLEDISGIDGINQSYFDDLKKLDNEAGTEFEALMKDNLNSFKTLVSTVINSNEYKTYISALDNFKNTELISDFENSLAPLASFTQAAKNEFKTKHATVLPTLGAYYNAPTTTEAQKEAVNILYGIYNKRIATYQKVSSFASTVSFFGLTFTDEFDALLNSISSNYNFDLYQKLYNPITSGKAKKIILDLRGNGGGYVIDARIFTERFITQQKVWGYQRTKEGNGRFNYSPWTPVETKPHKFALQQNAPIAILIDENSFSMSEISTMMIKSQGDHVTIVGDNSGGGTAGLGGQDSFNGGNRLSNGYLQFYMPLMAFKNSEGKVVEAIGVAPDVKAIPTQEQVDELTTTYIDPAFDAALKAVSK
- a CDS encoding amidohydrolase, with protein sequence MKKTLLPLLTFSLLLSCKQKEKVDTIVINSNTYTVNSNFNTAESFAIKDGKFIAIGNNKEIQEKYTATNLIDAKNKPVYPGFIDAHCHFYGLGLQQQKVDLVGTESYDEVLQRLIDFQKEKNTTYITGRGWDQNDWEVKEFPSKEKLDSIFPDTPVAIRRIDGHAMLVNQAAIDLAGITLDSKINGGEFIKKDGKLTGVLIDNAMNFINNPKPSKKEQIQALKDAEKICFDLGLTTVDDAGLDKEVIELIDSLQHSGDLKMRVYAMISNNQKNLDYYLDKGVIKTDRLNVRSVKVYADGALGSRGAALKDEYSDKKGHFGALVNSYENLQKVAKRIAASDYQMNTHAIGDSANYVMLKTYNEVLKDKIDRRWRIEHAQIVDVKDFNLFKNVLPSIQPTHATSDMYWAEDRVGTERIKGAYAYNDLLKEYGKVALGTDFPIEHVSPLYTFYAATIRRDLKGYPEKGYQMYNALSRENALKGMTIWNAYANFEENEKGSIEVGKVADFIILDKDIMKIDGKEIPNTKVLATYINGEKVN
- a CDS encoding DUF3703 domain-containing protein, which encodes MTQLQRKQEFYRQLTLAKKALKSKSFQVSFYHLENAHILGQKHVYRHTLSHYWMLVYGIKTNSSKEIIGQLFRIIASILFTLIWVPTGNTGGTNISAVKPIPIRKELQKYF
- a CDS encoding sigma-70 family RNA polymerase sigma factor, whose amino-acid sequence is MTTQQVWKKYADDVKHFILSKVKEPTVTDDLLQETFIKVHTKLHTLKDITKLKPWIFTIARNTMMDYFKNTNQTVDLKNFEVQTDIKEHEHTEKDCLRGILQSLPKKYRDPLFLSDIKGLKQQEVADTLQQNLPTTKSQIQRARKLIAQGFMDCCGFSLNEKGKLVGEIQDKEDCKVCK
- a CDS encoding potassium channel family protein is translated as MVSFFINFYRFCKLVFIGIKKDTEFRYLFFFLSLLLTSSTIFYHKIEHWELIDSLYFSVMTMATVGYGDFVPTHNISKIFTIIYTFLSIGTFVAFTAKIVQFTLQKDNQKTPLHKLTSKFKNKNP
- a CDS encoding NUDIX domain-containing protein; the encoded protein is MKISQNIKVAVDAVVFGYQQKELSVLLIKRGIQPFKGAWALPGGLVLENESLEHAVERELLEETGVTIDYLEQLYTFGTPKRDPRNRVISVTYFGLVSPNHFKISASTDAAEVQWFPIHELPKLAFDHNRILTTALQRLQNKINYQPIGFELLKKEFPFSDLENLYQTILNQKIDRRNFRKKIMSFGILTETDKTHQPSSGRPAKLFKFNAKKYKELEKKGFHFEIKFA